One region of Salvelinus sp. IW2-2015 linkage group LG1, ASM291031v2, whole genome shotgun sequence genomic DNA includes:
- the LOC111965635 gene encoding phosphoinositide 3-kinase regulatory subunit 5: protein MQHTSCTEDRIQHALDRCLDGLRPSPTAPQPWNVLMCSAGQSLNRWSLEELVKRDPENFLILLQQILRKTREVQDQCQYELVAPLAIMFSSTLLQTPFCPPATELLEEACEVFGCFVTWPEPYCSVCKGLLSTLQQELKAPGISYHRLVREEQGLATSKHSSKTMTVLLMNPSEVPPEFLSVADQLSSIQRSQRETYITLVKHAYQATLGSKYPLASIHKALQVKSLEVLVEIFSMVTDVLEMAAAMDDPAKGRDHVTQGLEGLRERMGVPASNVRKSDGMLQTLPLPTAKCYMFHWDKDNFDILNTXLENEHDLTGFQTSSGQGDGEDEEGEEGAEFDLEEEEGEKEEGEKEFVRRHVGGNGWSMDHRASTFSTVSSLSTASKDSMYSNLSESYTPSILSVTSGIDSDFYEDPEDATSSPSPLERSPSSGKSTKASARRSQHFSRFFKTKTQSLTRAKSLGSPDAKDFVPVRSKRSNSLPQQVHLRSPDSLFQTPCTSQALKHVCFRRRPILSSDEEGDSNATTLRVVVFGADHVAGKVARAYSNLRQRENVCPNLSRAFRLQFFFVPVKRDSVVRCPSPRCPSPGGQSASPRRGSTVSTTELNIIATEDSTNDIARFIGMLDPWYERNTLSLLSLPANVVCQQTSKIECELYDSSYEDRLPILADLVLYYCRHATRPALMQLYQAEMTLAGGERRXEVFIHSLELGHTAGTRAIKAMGAASKRFGIDGDREAVPLMLEVVYNRVVISGRSQWTKKDTVCTSINLTKACKNPEELDSKMECLQLTMTEVLKRQNSNKSKKGYNQQLSMTEVKVDKVQVSGTGNTTFAVCLDQDEKKIFQGVTRCEVSVCYKPDSSTDWRLGQGLSSQIQPLHPTFCSLLCLPIATFSGAQP, encoded by the exons tcctGATGTGCTCGGCGGGCCAGTCGTTGAACCGCTGGAGTCTGGAGGAATTGGTGAAGAGAGACCCAGAGAacttcctcatcctcctgcagcagATCCTCAGGAAGACCCGAGAG gtCCAGGATCAGTGTCAGTATGAGCTAGTGGCTCCCCTCGCTATCATGTTCTCCTCCACTCTGTTACAG ACCCCCTTCTGTCCCCCTGCCACGGAGCTGCTGGAGGAGGCCTGTGAGGTGTTCGGCTGTTTCGTGACTTGGCCAGAGCCTTACTGCAGCGTGTGTAAAGGACTGCTCTCCACCTTACARCAGGAACTCAAGGCCCCAG GCATATCCTATCACAGACTGGTGAGAGAAGAGCAAGGCCTGGCCACCTCAAAACATAGCTCAAAAACAAT GACGGTTCTGTTGATGAACCCTAGTGAGGTGCCTCCTGAGTTCCTGTCTGTAGCAGACCAACTGAGTAGTATCCAACGGTCCCAGAGAGAGACATATATCACCCTGGTCAAACATGCCTACCAGGCTACCCTGGGCTCCAAGTACCCCCTAGCCAGCATCCACAAAGCCCTGCAG GTCAAGAGTCTAGAAGTGCTGGTGGAGATCTTCTCCATGGTAACCGACGTCCTGGAGATGGCCGCTGCCATGGACGACCCGGCGAAAGGCCGTGATCATGTGACGCAGGGCCTGGAGGGGCTGAGGGAGAGGATGGGCGTCCCAGCGTCCAATGTCAGGAAGTCTGACG GAATGCTGCAAACTCTACCACTGCCCACAGCCAAGTGCTACATGTTTCACTGGGACAAGGACAACTTTG ACATCCTCAACACCATRCTGGAGAACGAGCATGACCTAACCGGCTTCCAGACCTCCAGTGGTCAGGGTGATGGTGAagatgaggagggggaggaaggtgcAGAGTTCGacctggaggaggaagagggagagaaggaagagggagagaaggagtttGTACGTAGACATGTCGGAGGCAACGGCTGGAGCATGGACCACCGAGCCTCTACCTTCTCCaccgtctcctccctctccactgccTCTAAAGACTCCATGTACTCCAACTTGTCCGAATCCTACACCCCCTCCATTCTCTCAGTCACTTCCGGCATCGACAGCGACTTCTACGAAGACCCTGAGGACGCCACCTCCAGCCCCTCCCCTTTGGAACGGAGTCCATCGTCCGGCAAGTCAACCAAAGCTTCGGCTCGTCGGAGCCAGCACTTCTCCCGTTTCTTCAAGACAAAGACACAGTCCCTGACCAGAGCCAAGAGCCTCGGCAGCCCAGATGCTAAGGACTTTGTCCCTGTTCGTTCAAAGCGCTCCAACTCCCTCCCGCAGCAGGTGCACCTACGCAGCCCAGACTCCTTGTTCCAGACCCCCTGTACCTCCCAGGCCCTCAAGCATGTGTGCTTCCGCCGGAGGCCCATCCTGAGCAGTGACGAGGAGGGTGACAGTAATGCCACCACCCTGAGGGTGGTAGTGTTCGGGGCCGACCACGTGGCGGGCAAGGTGGCGAGGGCCTATAGTAACCTACGCCAGAGAGAGAACGTTTGCCCGAACCTCAGCAGAGCCTTCCGGCTGCAGTTCTTCTTTGTGCCTGTGAAGAGGGACAGTGTTGTGAGGTGCCCCAGTCCCAGGTGCCCTAGCCCCGGAGGCCAGTCGGCTAGCCCACGGAGAGGAAGTACAGTGAGTACAACT GAGCTCAACATTATTGCCACAGAAGACAGCACTAACGACATAGCCCGTTTTATTGGTATGCTGGACCCCTGGTACGAACGCAACACCTTGAGCCTGCTCAGTCTACCAGCCAACGTGGTGTGTCAG CAAACCTCTAAGATAGAGTGTGAGTTGTATGATAGTTCCTATGAGGATCGTCTGCCCATCCTGGCTGACCTGGTGCTATACTACTGTCGCCATGCCACCAGGCCTGCACTGATGCAGCTCTACCAAGCTGAG ATGACGTTAGCTGGAGGCGAGAGGCGGAKAGAGGTTTTCATTCACTCCCTAGAGCTGGGCCACACCGCGGGGACACGAGCCATCAAGGCTATGG GTGCCGCAAGCAAGAGGTTTGGGATCGATGGCGACCGGGAGGCAGTCCCTCTGATGTTAGAGGTGGTTTACAACAGG GTGGTTATCAGTGGGAGGAGTCAATGGACGAAGAAAGACACAGTTTGCACCTCCATCAACCTGACCAAAGCCTGCAAGAATCCAGAGGAACTAG ATTCAAAGATGGAGTGCTTGCAGTTGACAATGACAGAAGTACTGAAAAGGCAAAACTCAAACAAATCTAAGAAGGGCTACAATCAG CAACTGAGCATGACTGAGGTGAAGGTGGACAAGGTGCAGGTCAGTGGGACTGGTAACACCACCTTCGCTGTGTGTCTGGACCAGGATGAGAAGAAGATCTTCCAGGGTGTCACCAG gtGTGAAGTATCTGTATGCTACAAGCCTGACAGCTCTACAGACTGGAGGTTAGGCCAGGGCCTGTCCTCCCAGATCCAGCCTCTCCACCCCACCTTCTGCTCCCTCCTCTGCCTGCCCATAGCCACCTTCAGTGGGGCACAGCCCTGA